The following proteins are co-located in the Paraburkholderia phytofirmans PsJN genome:
- a CDS encoding enoyl-CoA hydratase, which yields MAYENILVETRGRVGLVTLNRPKALNALNDALMDELGAALREFDADDAIGAIVVTGSEKAFAAGADIGMMSTYTYMDVYKGDYITRNWETVRSIRKPIIAAVAGFALGGGCELAMMCDIIFAADTAKFGQPEIKLGIMPGAGGTQRLPRAVSKAKAMDLCLTARFMDAAEAERAGLVSRVIPAASLVDEAIAAAATIAEFPSPAVMMVKESVNRAYETTLAEGVHFERRLFHSLFATEDQKEGMAAFVEKRKPVFKHR from the coding sequence ATGGCTTATGAGAACATTCTTGTTGAGACGCGGGGACGGGTCGGCTTGGTCACGTTGAATCGTCCGAAGGCATTGAACGCTCTGAACGACGCATTGATGGACGAACTGGGGGCGGCGTTGCGCGAGTTCGATGCCGACGACGCGATCGGCGCGATCGTGGTCACGGGCAGCGAAAAGGCGTTCGCGGCCGGTGCCGACATCGGCATGATGTCCACCTACACCTATATGGATGTCTACAAGGGCGACTACATCACTCGCAACTGGGAGACCGTCCGCTCCATTCGTAAGCCAATTATTGCGGCGGTGGCCGGTTTCGCGCTCGGCGGTGGTTGCGAGTTGGCGATGATGTGTGACATCATTTTCGCCGCCGACACGGCAAAGTTCGGCCAGCCGGAAATCAAGCTCGGCATCATGCCGGGCGCCGGTGGTACGCAGCGCTTGCCGCGCGCCGTCTCCAAGGCGAAGGCGATGGACCTCTGCCTGACCGCGCGATTCATGGATGCTGCGGAAGCCGAGCGCGCTGGATTGGTATCGCGTGTGATTCCGGCTGCGTCGCTGGTCGACGAGGCAATAGCCGCGGCTGCGACGATTGCTGAATTCCCGTCGCCGGCCGTGATGATGGTGAAGGAATCGGTCAACCGCGCCTATGAGACGACACTCGCCGAAGGCGTGCATTTCGAGCGCCGCCTGTTCCATTCCCTCTTCGCCACCGAAGATCAGAAGGAGGGTATGGCCGCGTTTGTCGAGAAGCGCAAACCGGTTTTCAAGCATCGTTAA